The sequence below is a genomic window from Lolium perenne isolate Kyuss_39 chromosome 7, Kyuss_2.0, whole genome shotgun sequence.
gcgcggtgaggagaggggagaggggagaggcgcGCGGTACGGATCAGAGGTGAACAGGCGTGGGCGGGGGAGGGCACGGGATGATATAGCTAAGTtcccttagttctgtggcgcaccagaacaagtgcgccacagaatcaaatacttctgtggcgcaccaaagaaagtgcgccacagaaacagtaatttctgtggcgcagcgcaccgcgtgcgccacagaaatacgtaCACTGATAATTGGGGGTGACAGGTTGTGGGGCccgccaagtttttgtggcgcatggtcggctgctgcgccacaaaattaagctatttctgtggcgcaccttgcttggtgcgccacaaaaacagtttctgtggcgcatttttagtggtgcgccacagaactaagcttttgcctataagggttttcctactagtgaggaCGACATGGGTGCTGAGTCTGGTCCGTAGAAAAGCTATGTTAAGTGGGATGAAGCCAACCAAGATATAATTCTGGGGAAACTGGTCTGTAGTCGAGAAGAGAAGCACATGAAGAGAGAAGATAGGAAGAGGAGGCCATAGAATCTCACTCTTGCTGGGTGTCGAGCCAAATTTGTCGTTGCAAGAGTCAAGAAAATGGGTCTGTGGTCTGTGAAGGATTTCGTCGATGAACACACCCATCCTTTTCAATAATACATAAAGTAGATTGCAAAGCTGACTAGTAATACACATTTTATGTTCtgcaagaacaaagaaagagttaATTTGACAACCTGGATATATTGACGTACATGTAATATTatgctgaattttgtcttttgcaAGAATGTCACATTCAATCCGATAGCGTACGGGTTCTTTTACCTCAGCTGTCATCAACAGGGTGATGATATAATCCTGTTGTTTGAAATGCCTAATGATGTTACTGTTAGAGATTAATTGCACATATATACCAGCTACATGTATCCTTGAAGCTATGCTGGAACAATGATTTCCCTAGGCTGCCCTCTAAGGTACCAATGCCTTTGCTGTTGAACTACACTTAATTGTTGCAGGTGGGTTAATGGTATAATTGGAGAGCATGGTAAGGATTTGTTGCTGTTGATGCACTCAACCGCAGATACCTCTTCCCCATTTCTGTCATTCTCACCCTTCTTTTAGGAGAACGATGTCATTTAGGTGGTACATTGCTTGACAGTAAGATTTCTGAATGCCAATGCACTTACGTGGAAAAAAGATCTCTCTCTACTTTTCTGTGTCATTTTCACAATTTCACCTTCTTTTATTAGGAGGAAAACTTTGTCATTTGAAACAAGAGTAGAAACTATGTGCTCGTCGCCGCTGCTAAAAGTCAACGACACTCGGTTTAGGTTGATTCTTTCTTTGTATGGTTGCACTTCCACGTGGAACACGTGCAATTTCCTTGTCACATTCTATTCGTTAAGTGTATTGCAGATGGGTCTATTTTCAATAACTAGTGAACTGGCCATGTTTTTCTGAAGTCCAAGGCTACTTGATCTTCCTACAAAATGAACTGTTTTAAGCTGATCCATCAGTTGGCTTCACTGTTTAATTTCTTTTGGTTCCAAAGGATCTCTAGATCTGAACTGAATATTCAGCCAATTAGTGCAATTCTGCGGTTTATCAGCCAGTCAGAGCAATTCTTAAAACATAAGAATAAGAAAACGCAGGCCACATCAGTGCAGTTGAGAGACATGCCAAATTGCCATCAATTCTTCCATTCTATCACACACAGTACTAGCAGTATTGGACTAGTCCTTGGGCGGCAGCATCGCTGATAACCATGTGCATCATACTTTGGCTCACCCTTGACCCTCCGTCCGTCCACTGAGCGCTGCTGCGCTGCTGGCCGGCACCGCCACACGTAGATGACGATGGAACCCAGCCAGGTACCCCGCGGCGCCCTCTCCCATCGTCACGACTGGCTTGAGAGGATGGACTGCATCGGCGCCAATCAAAAAGGTGCCCACCCGTTGACGACGCTCTCCCTCATTGACGGAGCTTGAGAGGACACCCCTCCGCGCCCTCACCCATTGTCGGGTCTAGAGAGGATGGACTTTGCCGTTTGTAGGGGCAATGGGGTGATGGTGGTGAGCGCGCGCGGACGGACGGCGAGGCGTAGGCAGGAGGCCGGCGAGGAAGGGGTGGCGGTGGGAGAGGACAAGAGGGCGGCGATGCGCGGAGGGGACAGGGCGTCGACCGCCTCCATGACTCGACTGGCGGTTCTGATGCAGACTGAAGGCAGAGAGAGACGATGGACGCGAAGTTACCTAAATACCCCTTtagtaataaaaataaaaaagtattTCCAGTACTTTCCACTACTTATTTTCCAGTACTACTTAGTACTAATATTTTCTTCACCGTTGGATTGACTAGCTTGGAGGGCTCCTAAAATCCCCAATCATGGTAAAACTTGTATTTTAATGTAGTTTTGGCTCCTAGGAGGACATACTGCCGGttgaataaaataaaaagaaacaaaattcaaaaaaactgtACTTGTTTTTTTACTATGATCCGTCTTTGTGCAATTTTTTTATGCTAAAATAACCATCTACGTTGCCCCAAAGATAAAATTCCAACTTCGGTGTTCTACATAAGTAAAAAAAATGGACAGTCAGCATGTCTTTTTAGCACAGGTCGCAATATTTGTGTTTTCTCCATCAAAATTTGCAAAATATCAACTGACATAGACATGTACATATCTACTTTTTATCATTTTTTCGCAGACATAATATTATTTTTTCCGCATGCAAGAGCATATGCTCTTGTGAGCAAATTGCATTTCCGCATATTTTCTTGAGCGGTGAATATTAATTATGCTCGATATCGTGATGTTGTCCAACTCAGCCATATATAGCTTCCTGCTTTTCAATAGTTGCTTTGCTGATGTTTGTTATCTTCAGGGGAAAGGTGGGTTTGTCTTATGTCAGCAATCACCATTTTGCTTTTGCTTTAACCAATTGTTTTTCTCTTAATGACCATGACTGTTGCCATAACTGCTTTGCTTTACTTAGTTGTTGTGTTCATCTTGCTACAACTATCATCTTTGCTTCATAAGCTATTGACTTGGTTCATTGTTTTAACGCTGTTAGCCCCCAAACTATCGTATCTATATATAAGCTGTTTACCCTCTCCCCACACCCCAGAAGGTACAATGAGAAAATAATTCCTGAATCTTTCAGATTCTATTTTTCTttgctctcatctcactctttccGATGGACACGGACTGTCGGCGAGTACACAGACAGCTAAAACAGATTACATTTGGCTTTGGGAGCCTTCCTTTTCTTCTGAATATTCAGAGCTGTGTTGCTACACTCTCGAATCTGCTCATTTACATGTTCTGTTGTCCGACAGCACTACACCCACGTCGTGTTTCTACAGTGCACCGACTATACACACTATTGATGTGTAGGCACGCCCGCCCATTGAGAGAATTGATTGAAAggaatggattcaaatacaatGGTTTTAACACATATATTCCCAAGTGCGAACCACGATCTGATAATAATATGTCGTCTTACTCATGCAACTCTTGTGGTGCAGAAAAAAAACACCAACAAAAGCGTAACCAAAGCTGCAGTAGGTACAAAATTCATCGACTAAAATTTGAAATAAATGCTTCTAGTTTCGTTGCTGCAGCATTTATTTTCATTGCTTCTAGTTTCGTTGCTTCTAGATTGAGAAATAGAAAGTACAAAAATAACGGTTGTGACATACACTCTTGGTGATAAACTTTGTGTTCGCGTGGAGTTCAAAAATAAAAActttgtgtttgcgtgtgtttgtctaatttgatgtgatctatcttggACGAATCCCAACAAttagtatcagagcaaggttcgaGATTTGAAGCCGCGCTTGCCCCGGGAAGGCGACCCGTACTAGCGCCTCGGGGCGGGCGATCGTCGCTCGGCGCAGTGACATGGAAGGGACGGCAGTGTGTTGTCGGCGGCGAGGCGGTGGCGTTAATGATCGTTGATGGGAGAGGTGTTGCCGAGATGCGGTACAAGAAGTCTCGTCAAGATCGTCATCCGCGAGTTCGGTACCAGAAGTCTTGTCAAGATCGTCTTTGGAGGAGTCCGATGAGTCTAGAGTCAAGCGTGTGCACGTCTACACGTGCGGTCGCCGTCGAGTCCGTAAGTCGCCGTTGTGTCCATGTACTCGTTTTTGTGAGGATCTGTTGCAATTGAAGCATGTCACGTTGAAGTGTTGTTCGGGGCGTGTCATTGAGGGCTAGTACGTGTACGAAGAAGTGTGTCTCAGTGCAGATGCTCAAGCGTATAGTGGGACAAGGATCAATGAAGAGGAATCTCTTTTATGAGGACCTGACTCTACATGAGGTGGTGTGATCCGTTGGCATGTATGCGTTAGGGGTGGCCGATGGTGTCACCTGGCAGCGTGACTGGTAGTCTCGATCATATGTTGAGTTGAGTCTGTAAGTCGGCAAGTCGAAATTAGGGAGAGATTGTGAGAAGAAATCTAACCTAGCAATTAGACTTGTTGTGGAGCGAGACATGAACAAGATTTGAAGATTTGCATGGAGTCAAGACCGGAAGAAATACGAGGAAACAACATGTTAAGATTGGGAAAAAATTGTTACCAATAATCTTTCCTTGATCATGTTAGTCGGATCGTTCTAGAAACTTTCAAGAGTTTCCTAGTGGTAAGGGGCTAGCGTGCCTATGTCTTGGAGTCACAGAGGGAGTCCATCTCGTATTAGTTCTCCGTGTTAGAGTCTGGTTAGTTTAGGCCAGGTTGAGTGTCCCCCACTAATTGATTAGCTAGTACTTAGTGTTCGTCATGTAACGTGGTGAGTTAAGAGTCAGTTCTGTTAGAATATTAGGCAATTTTTGAGTGAGTTTAATTATCGAAAACAATATTATAGATGCACTAGAATATTTAAtcacacacatcagactaagcacatgcatcagtctGAATATAGAACAAGTAGCAGtacaaggtaggagaggaaaaacacgtacatcgcgaccgggaaggtcgcaccagcagcagcaccaccaccaggcCGGAAGTTGATGTCgtccatggtgtagtcggatttgtcgaggaagtagtcgaaccggtgaagaagaacatgaacagcagcgagcagtcgcgccgagacgctccccaaaaaccttatcgcctgcctcccggtgcaggatctcgacggacggggtttcggaggcctgctttcccggacggctgtgcacgcagtcgccgggatggggaagactagagagtagcacaaCAAAAGGAACTTTTTCGTGAGAGAGAGATGGACTAGAGACTTCTGAGATAGAGAGTCCAGGTCTGTTCTGTCTCCTGGAatagcctgggaggagagccgtgacatgggcatacccttcgggtacccattattagtatacctggctcggcccaatatggagaagactcaatatggagaaggcccaacaaggcaacccgaagaagtagtcgactaggactcttgtaaaaccctaggctggttgcatatataaagctggccagggcacccgaaatagagagATCAACAGATAGACAGgaaatagacaacatagctccgcctacggcggcacccggtaaacacatctatgatcatatactggattgctagcagcacgtagggatcctccaccgaggggacccgaagctgggtacgtcgtgtgcctaatctcgctcccggaatctccatcgtcgctcctcccgaaaccctagtctacaatacgtaggcattgccgaggtattccctcgtcaattggcgccgtctgtggggatcgcgacgactggattttgtaATCCGGGCGGGATCCTTCAAACATCAACATCGACAAGATCATTACCAATCAGATCACATCAGATCAGTCGCGTTCGGTTTCGTCATCACCCTATGGATCTTATTTCAGTCAGAAAAATCAGTGCAATCTACATCGCCGCCGATCGTCGGAATCTGTAGGCAGTATTCATCATCGAATCGGTTAGCTCGCCCATCACGGTTGCAGCAGAAGACAATACAGTTTCCTTATTTGTTTTATTGAGTCGATCGGAACCTGGGCATTGTGCACGCAAGAGCAACAGTGATCGAAGCTGCGGAAAGCCAAGGAAAAAAAGAGACCCTCCTATTCCCGTGTTCCAAAGTCTGATCAGTTTGCaacttccaaaaaaaaaaaaaaaaaaaaaaaaaagagagatatGTTCACCGACCGCTGCACGTCCGCGTGAGTTTCCAAGCCAACAAAAAGAGGTCAACTCATGTTTGTCACTCACGGGAGTTTCCAAACCAAAGATTGTCATATACAAACAAATATGGACATTGGCACAGTTACACCCACCTATTTTCCGACTGGTGACGAGGCAAAATCAACTCGACGGAGGAAGGCTCTAGCACTACTACATCCTCCGGCCGGCCCGCCGATCGCGGATTCACCATCAATTATCAGGCGCCGAGTAATTACAGATTGCGTCTAAAGGCACGACTGGCGTCCATATCGGCTTCACtgcacccgataaaaagctaaGTTTTCCTCTTCCTTCAAGATTTAATTatttatttactttcgccacacccgaatactcggggcCTGCAACATTGCATCATCACAACAAATTTACCCGATATTTGGGGCTGCGCCATTACTTCGTTATCATAAATATattcggttacttggtgaatttcttttcttcagcttagtggaattattttcttcggcacAGTGGAATTATTTATTTCGGCTTAATGGATTTATATTCTTCGGCTAcggggatttattttcttcgacttagtggatTGTTTCTCTTCGGTTTATTATTGGTTCACTCTTATACAATATCACCCGATGCgttttcgggtcaatggattcatcttctagggttattactggaactattttttccgggtcaatggattcatcctctatgctatcaatgaattcatcctctatgctatcagcggattcatcttctatgcttATTAcgggattcttcgggtcaatggattcatcctctatgatatcgacggatttatcttcaatatatgatctatatttaatggcgtaatcttcaacatggattcatctcaaatacttcatcttggattcatcttcatgggctcatattaTATTATGGACAaatggcttcatcctaaatggctttaccctatatgacgccgcgactccaTCTTTCGATATCATAgcaaatactcgggggctcgaccatGATTTCGCCTCGGTCGCAACTGCGACACATCATCTAAGCAATAATCATCATATCACCCCAgcagcgctcgggggctcggctatttcttcatcaacaatatgGCGGCATTTACTTTCGGTATTTGGAGGTTTTTACTTCAGCTCGACTTCTTCTCGGCACTCGAAGATTTCATCGCATCGACTCCGTCGTgtccaataagctaagtgttcttttattttgcacaaagttgattatcgtttacttttgccgcacccgatgctcgggggctgcgcggcatatattcactttacatatcatcgaatctgagcatctgacaccgcatgcgaaaaagagagtcgaggaaaagatagaaaaagtttgtttatttgtgcaggagaaagcaaaattcaaagtatGTAAGAGAGAACTCGATggaattgtcttcaagaaagaacaggacccgaagaattatcttcaaggaggtcccgaagaattatcttcaaggaggtcccgaaaaattatcttcaaggaggtcccgaaaaattatcctcaaggtggacccaaaaaattatcttcaaagaggacccgaagaattgtcctcggggaggacccgaagaaattttcctgaaggaggaactcgacgaaattttcatcaaggaggaaccaaaaaaaaaaaaaagtggacaaatcttcgggtccattgactcatcatattgttccgagcaagagcatcggtgatgtacccgacaatatagaagaaccaatatatccggctgtctcatcaagcccgagaaaaatatagaagaacccgcaaaatgggtcattgcatcagccgaacaaggcactcgacaatatattctcagaacgccaaagttgcgaacaatttctgaatgccgcaaaactttgcgaaggtaagaccccagatccgttctgctgggcgtggcatcgccgaagactgcgctctgctacttttatccgtatcaacagatacgaagaaaaatcctaacggacgcgttaggtacccgataaatatgactgggactcgacagaatggtaagaccttaagcggcacctgtcgagttaacaccagtatcccgagatcatgtccagggacgtgatcttgaagtaggtttttgcggattgccactagagcagttaactagtacctgatccgtcagatgaactagccccaactaccattatccctgtacaatatagatatggatgtcaaataaaaatagcaacggcctggagtcgataaaaagaggggctgcgccaagttctttatcgagtagtacaacttgagcctatgcctaggtgcaagcacctgctcataggctcgggggctactcctatcgagagtattgttcaccctcccgataagaaagagtaaaaattgtggagtcaattacaagcaagttgagcctacacccaagtacaaacacttggctgtagcctcgggggctactcccatcgggagcgctggtcgcgcacccgatagaaaaataacttcgacaacatctatgacaatcaaggtttgtagactcaactcgattttacgactcgagtggagcctactcccatcgggagcacatggatttcatcaaatcctccagaaatatagttaagttctttatcgagtagtacaacttgagtctatgcccaagtgcaagcacttgcccatagactcgggggctactcccatcgggagcgctgccgcgcacccgataatttctggaatcgtcgacatcatctacgctacacatgatctacgacatggacctcgccttgtatttcttcgactccGGAAATGataatgcttggagtttctacgcaagtcttcgacttccctataaactcgggggctactgacatgggcatacccttcgggtacccattattagtatacctggctcggcccaatatggagaagactcaatatggagaaggcccaacaaggcaacccgaagaagtagtcgactaggactcttgtaaaactctaggctggttgcatatataaagctagccagggcacccgaaatagagagATCAACAGATAGACAGgaaatagacaacatagctccgcctacggcggcacccggtaaacacatctatgatcatatactggattgctagcagcacgtagggatcctccaccgaggggacccgaagctgggtacgtcgtgtgcctaatctcgctcccggaatctccatcgtcgctcctcccgaaaccctagtctacaatacgtaggcattgccgaggtattccctcgtcaagcCGATCCGACCGCGTTGCCATGCGTAGGAAGCCAGGGCCACGcgacgagcatgcacatgcatggtcgacacgtacccaactcagttggtgcatcaagcaaaaatttaggcttcctcgaaggtgtctcgaactcgagtcacgaaacgcgacgcgcatgcgtgacgaggcgaggcgggcggcggaggaggaggagtgcgcgaaggcTCCTTCTCTTCTCGCTCACTTGGAAGGGCTAGAAGAGcagccttatataccactccaactacaTCCCAACAAACAATATGGAACTAAACTTTGTCCCACAAGGCTGTCCCCAAGCTGCTAACGTGATGAATATTGAGATTTCAGAAATTGTAAACtacatgggctgccttactgggctgcagcTTGTTAGGACTAATCTATTTTGGAGTCTGTGGTAATGCGTATATACATACGCGTGAGGCTACAATTTGTAATTAACGTCCTGAGATTGAGAAGTAGAAAATACAAAAATAACGGTGTGACATACGCTCTTGGCGATAAACTTTGTGTTCGCGTATGTTTCTCTAATTTGATATGATCGATGTGTGGGTGAATCCCAACATAACAAACAACACCCTTGTTGGTCAGGAAAATACGTTACAGAACGAGACAGAAAGGAAATTAAACTCCATGCGATGCGTCCAAGCAAAAGCAGAGCTTGCCCGATCTTTCCAAAATCAGTTGCAAGAAGGTCCAAATTAGAGGCGACGGGAAAGAAATGAATATTGCTTGCGCGTTTTGCGCTCTTATCTCTTGCATCCGTTGATCCATATACATCTGCGCTTGGCTGTGACTCGTAGATATTGTTCTCGTCCATATATTAGGCCAAGAAGTTGAACCAATGGCACCCAATGATCACTTCCACTTactcctcctctccggctccattCTGCTCTCCGTCCTCGCCGTCTCCGCTGCCGTGGACTACAAGTGCCGGCCGGGGGTGGCCTTCCCGCACAACCCGCTCGCTACATGCCGCCCCTATGTGCTGAACCGGGCCTGCGGCCGTGGGCTCGGCCTCCCCATGCTGGTGAAGGAGTGGTGCTGCCGGGAGCTGGCGGTAGTCTCGGGGCGGTGCCG
It includes:
- the LOC127319207 gene encoding alpha-amylase/trypsin inhibitor-like, which gives rise to MAPNDHFHLLLLSGSILLSVLAVSAAVDYKCRPGVAFPHNPLATCRPYVLNRACGRGLGLPMLVKEWCCRELAVVSGRCRCEALRVFMDGVRAEGGRVVEGQLGGLRGCPTEVQRGFAATLVTPAECNLRTISGGTWC